GTCTTCAAGGATCTCGGCGTCGAGCGCGTCGACCTCGAGGATCTCACTCGAGGTGTCGGTCACGGGCATGCCGAATTCGGGAGACGCACCCGACTCGGCCGTGGCGTCGGTCGCGTCCTCGGCGCCTAACCTCGTGGCAGCGGCCTGCTTCGTGTAGAGCTCGGCCCGTGCGGGATCCGCGTAGCGGAATTGCTCGCCGAGGAGCGCGTACTGGGTTGCCGCCTCGTTGTTCCTCCCGAGCTGAACGAGCGTGTAGGCCAGGCGTTCGCGCGCGCCCACGTGATCAGGCATGAGGTCGAACACCTTGCGCACGTGATCGACGGCGCGATCGAGCAGGTTGTACTTGATGAAAAGATCCGCCTCTGAAAGCAGGCGCTCCACCTCGTCCGTGGAGTTCGGGGCCAACGGCGAACGCCCCTGGCCCGTGGAGATCTCCGACGAGGACGCGCCCACGGCCGCCACGGTCGAGCTCGACTCTCGCGGGATCAGAAACTGCGGGACGGCCATCTCACTGAAGGTGATCGCGGGGCTCACGGCAGACTCGGCAACCTGCCGAACAGAGAGCGCAGGCTGGGCCCGCGAGGTCTCGAGGCGGGCCTCGTCGTCGGAGGGATCCAACGCCAGCACACGCTTGAACGCGGCCAAGCTCTCGGCGTGGCGCCCGGCCTCTTTGTGTAGACGCCCCAGCTCTTTGGTGACCGAGAGAGTCTTTGCGACCTGACCCAATTGCTCGAAGGCACGCGCCAGGAGCTGCAACGTGTCCAGGTCCTTGGGATTGGCGTTGAAGCAAGGCTGGAGCTTGGACAGCGCAAACCGTGCGTTGCCGCGTTCGATGTAGGCTGCCGCAGCCTCTTTCGCGAACGCCAGGTCCGTGGGCGCGTGCGTTAAGAGGCGTTCGGCCACGCGCAAGAACTCGTCTGTGCGCCCCTGCGCTTTCAGTTGCTCGGCCGCCAGCCGAAACGACTTCACCGCCTCGTCCTTGAGGCCCGCTTGGGACGCCGCCTCGGCGAGCTTGATGCGTGCCAGCACGTGCTCGGGGTTGAGATCAACGATGCGACGCATCGCGCCCATCGCCTCGGATACCTTGCCCAGCTTTTGGTAGACGCCTGCGGCCAGCTCGTACTGCTGCATTGCGTCTGATAGCAACCCCAGCTGCCGGAACAGATCGGCCAACTTGAAGTGCGCATCGACGAAGCCGGGCGTCAGCTTCAGCAAGTTCTTGTAGACGGCCACGGCGCGCTGAAAGAAGCCTTGGTCCGTGTAGATTTCAGCGGTTTTGAGGTAGACGTCTCGCGCCTCCTCCTTGCGATTCCGCTTGATCTGGATCTCGGCGATTTTTAGCCAAACGCGGGTGTCCTTCGGATCTTCCTCCGCCGCCTTTTGGTAATCGGACAAAGCCTTTTCAAGGCTTCCTCGTTCGAGGTGCTTCTGGGCCGAAGCAAGGAATTTGTCCTTTTTGCTCACGACGAAAACCGGCCTGCGCGGGACGAGTTTGACAGTCTTACCGGGAACTTAGGCGCTGTAAAGCAAACACGAATCCGGGACGCACCCATCCCCCCTCTCCCTTTCGTCCGATAAGCCACGCCACTTGACCATCCCATGCGCGCCGCAGTGTCGATTCTTACACTGTGCGCCTTGGTTAGAGCCCGGGCCTACATGCGTTCGAGGAAGTGTGTGTCGATGCGACCCGCGCGAAACTCGGGGTGTGCCAGCAAGCGCTTGTAGAAGTCCACGTTCGTCTTGCAGCCCTCCACCTCGAACTCGTCGAGGCAGCGGCGCAGGCGATCGATCGCCAAGGGCCGTGTATCGGCGCGCACGATCAGCTTCGCCAAAAGCGAGTCGTAGAACGGAGGCACGCGATAGCCTTGATAGATGTGCGTGTCGATCCGCACGCCCAAGCCACCCGGCATGCGGAGCCCCGTGATGAGGCCTGGCGAGGGCGCAAAGGTGTTCGGATCCTCGGCGTTGATCCGCAGCTCGATCGAGTGGCCCTTCGGGCGAAGATCGTCCTTGAGGCGCAGCGGTTGCCCCGCTGCCAGTTCGATCTGGGTGCGCACCAGATCAACGCCGAAGACCTCTTCGGTCACCGTGTGTTCAACCTGGATGCGGGTGTTCATTTCCATGAAGTAGAAGCGGCCCTTCTCATCGAGGAGGAACTCGAGGGTACCGACAGTCTTGTACTTCAGGGCCTGCGTGGCCTGCTTGGCCACCTTCATGAGCTCGGCGCGCGTTTTGTCGTCGAGCGCCACCGAGGGAGCCTCTTCCACCAGCTTCTGGTGCCGGCGCTGAATCGAACACTCGCGCTCTCCTAGCGCCACGGCGTTCTCGCCGTCGCCGAGCACTTGGACCTCGATGTGCCGCGGCCGCCCCACGTAACGCTCGATGTACACCGCCGGGTTGGAGAACCCCGCTTGGGCTTCCGAACGAGCCGCGGCGAGCTGCGACGGCAGCTGCTTGCGGTCGTTCACGATCTTCATCCCCCGCCCACCGCCGCCGCCGACGGCCTTGATGATCACCGGGAGACCGATCCGGTCCACGGCGTCTTCGGCTTCGTCGTCGGATTGCACCACGCCGGTTCCTGGAAGCACGGGAACACCTGCTGCCGTCATGGTGTTCCGGGCTTGGACCTTGTCGCCCATCATGCGGATGACCGAAGGCTGCGGCCCGATCCACGCGAGGCCGCATTTCTGTACGACCTCGGCAAACTCGGCGTTCTCCGACATGAACCCGTAGCCCGGGTGAATCGCATCGGCGTGGGTCACCTCGGCAGCGCTGATGAGCGCCGGAATCGAGTTGTAACTTTGCCGGGCGGGAGGAGGCCCGATACACACCTTTTCGTCAGCGCGCCGCACGTGCAACGCATCGGCATCCGCCGTGGAGTGAACCGCCACGGTGCGAATACCCATTTCTTTGCATGCACGAATGACTCGAAGGGCAATTTCCCCTCGGTTCGCGATCAGAACCTTCTTGAACACGGAGAACGTCCAGGAACCGTTGCGGCCTTGAGGGGTTAAATCTTTTCCAGCCGGAAGAGCGGCTGGCCGTATTCGACGTGCTCGCCGTTCTTGACCAGAACCTCGATGAGCTTGCCGTCAGCCTCGGCTTCGATCTCGTTCATGAGCTTCATGGCCTCGACGATGCACACCACCTGGCCCTTGCGGACGGTCTGGCCTACCTCGACGAAAGGCGCCGACTCCGGGTTTGCAGCACGGTAGAACGTGCCCACGAAGGGTGATGCGATGAGCACCCCGTCTTCGACGGCCTTTTCCGTCGCCTTGGCAAGGTCTTGGGCGCTCGGGCTCGGAGCGGCAACCAGGCTGAGAGGGGCGGCGGCCACCACGGGGGCGGAGGCCACCCGAGCGCTGCTCGCCGGCACGCGGGTGATGCACACGCCACCGTCGGGGTTGAGCTCGATCGATTCGAGGTCGTACTCGTTCGCGATGCGGGCGAGATCCCGCAAGAGCTTCAAGTCGAAACCA
The DNA window shown above is from Myxococcales bacterium and carries:
- a CDS encoding tetratricopeptide repeat protein, which codes for MSKKDKFLASAQKHLERGSLEKALSDYQKAAEEDPKDTRVWLKIAEIQIKRNRKEEARDVYLKTAEIYTDQGFFQRAVAVYKNLLKLTPGFVDAHFKLADLFRQLGLLSDAMQQYELAAGVYQKLGKVSEAMGAMRRIVDLNPEHVLARIKLAEAASQAGLKDEAVKSFRLAAEQLKAQGRTDEFLRVAERLLTHAPTDLAFAKEAAAAYIERGNARFALSKLQPCFNANPKDLDTLQLLARAFEQLGQVAKTLSVTKELGRLHKEAGRHAESLAAFKRVLALDPSDDEARLETSRAQPALSVRQVAESAVSPAITFSEMAVPQFLIPRESSSTVAAVGASSSEISTGQGRSPLAPNSTDEVERLLSEADLFIKYNLLDRAVDHVRKVFDLMPDHVGARERLAYTLVQLGRNNEAATQYALLGEQFRYADPARAELYTKQAAATRLGAEDATDATAESGASPEFGMPVTDTSSEILEVDALDAEILEDETSAYAVDAPRSYVPLTDLATQSGLRAEKPPASAGWPPPSEPDPDDWSPPTTEVTLPTFEEFDRVEHTSAEGFSEAALTADLEQVDFFLAEGLSEEAQSLLQDLVARYPRHPALAERLARLRGLEAGAVPQPVPSVASEPLFYAPRAVVASGGQPDAGTHGDLGIAYKEMGLYDAAIKEFRLLAHDPEREIYALAMIGECFEAKGALPEAVIHYKKALNRGGISEKESTQIYFQLGRVFEALGDGKEALYFFEKVARRDPGYADVSARVVRLRGGAPPPPQNPLAGADTDSVNVALDAISGGSNRSRS
- the accC gene encoding acetyl-CoA carboxylase biotin carboxylase subunit, which encodes MFKKVLIANRGEIALRVIRACKEMGIRTVAVHSTADADALHVRRADEKVCIGPPPARQSYNSIPALISAAEVTHADAIHPGYGFMSENAEFAEVVQKCGLAWIGPQPSVIRMMGDKVQARNTMTAAGVPVLPGTGVVQSDDEAEDAVDRIGLPVIIKAVGGGGGRGMKIVNDRKQLPSQLAAARSEAQAGFSNPAVYIERYVGRPRHIEVQVLGDGENAVALGERECSIQRRHQKLVEEAPSVALDDKTRAELMKVAKQATQALKYKTVGTLEFLLDEKGRFYFMEMNTRIQVEHTVTEEVFGVDLVRTQIELAAGQPLRLKDDLRPKGHSIELRINAEDPNTFAPSPGLITGLRMPGGLGVRIDTHIYQGYRVPPFYDSLLAKLIVRADTRPLAIDRLRRCLDEFEVEGCKTNVDFYKRLLAHPEFRAGRIDTHFLERM
- the accB gene encoding acetyl-CoA carboxylase biotin carboxyl carrier protein, with protein sequence MTKRKGTASKRSVSTATARAATAPQAQKGSAGASGPPHGFDLKLLRDLARIANEYDLESIELNPDGGVCITRVPASSARVASAPVVAAAPLSLVAAPSPSAQDLAKATEKAVEDGVLIASPFVGTFYRAANPESAPFVEVGQTVRKGQVVCIVEAMKLMNEIEAEADGKLIEVLVKNGEHVEYGQPLFRLEKI